A region of the Jaculus jaculus isolate mJacJac1 chromosome 10, mJacJac1.mat.Y.cur, whole genome shotgun sequence genome:
TAAATACTGGAGTGCTGTGACAGATTTAGTTTGAAAAGGATTTTTGaaactttactttaaaaatcaCAGATCTACAACATCTCAGGGATCAACTATCCTTCTCTAAGCTACAGAACAGAAAACCTAGACACAGTGTCCTACCTGAATCATCAATAACAACACAGTACTACCTCATTTGCATCAGGTACTTTCCAGATACCTCCTCTTACTTATGTATGATCTCTCCACATCAGGTAAGTTTAGGACAAATGAATGTAGTACTTCTTCAGAAAATAGGTGTTATGTAAGTTATTACCTCAACAGGTAAAGTTCAGGAATGCTTttcctgagccaggtgtgatggcatctacctttaattgcagcactcgggaagcagatgtaggaggatagctgtgagttcaaggccaccctgagtacattgtgaattccagttcagcctgagctaaagtgagaccttacctcgaaatacaaaaaaaaaaaaaaaaaaaaccttttcctaAAGTAATAGACTCTAATGGATGACTGAGGTTTGTAAAGGTTGGTAACTCATAGAATCCTACTCTGGCATTTACCAGGTTTCTTAAAGAGAGTGATGGCTCCTGGGCACTGCATGGAGGAGAAGCGATTATATAACTttaaggggagggctggagggatggcttagcagttaaggcgtttgcctacaaagccaaaggacccaggttcgattccccaggacccacattagccaaatgcacagggggcccacgcatctggagtttgtttgcagtagctgctgcgcccattctctccctcccctttctctgtcaaataaataaatgagtaataaaatatttaaaaagaaagacagacaactAACAGGGTATTTtcttatgtggcccaggctgacctgagctcaccatccttctgcctcagcacgCATGTACCACATCTGTTTTGTGACAGTTAAAAAaaggtattatttatttgtggaaggggagggaggaagaaagagagaacatgaatatatgaatgtgaatgggcttgccagggcttcttgccattgcctgcagatgcatgcatcacttcgtGCAGGTGACTTTACGTGAGGATTGGgggtggggattgaacctgggccatcaggctttgcaagcaagcgcctttagccactgaactgtctcctttatttatttatttatttatttatttatttatttatttatttatttatttattgggggggaaaTGTAGGGCTTATTTGAGACATTGAACACGACTGAGGCCATAATCACAAACCTGTTTCGGTCCAGCAGTGCCAGCGGAGCATTTTGTTCGGCCCCGGGGCCCAGCGCTTGGAAGCGGGTCCCGAGTGTGAGTTCTATCCACACATTTCTCCTTTTCCTCACTGCCGCAGTGCTAAAACCTCGCCCCCGAGTCCCCCTTGTCGCCCTGGGGTCACGAGTTATGATACCAGTGGTGCCAGGGGGCCGCGCGGCTGCTTTACAGCGCGTGTCCCTCACACCTCGCGCCGTCGTCGCTCCAGCCCGCTTGCCTCTCAGCTGGAGGCCGCGTGCCCGGCTGCGCACGCACGCGCTCGCACGCTCGCGCGCGCACGCGCCGTCGCAATCCCCCGCGGCTCTgtggctctccctccctccctccctccctccctcccgctggGCGCTCCTGCCGTTCGCCCCTAGGGGGAGGAGCGggcacgcgcgcgcacgcacgcgctGCGGCGGCCCCGCCCCCTGCTCCCCGGCGGCGCGCGCGTGCCCGGCCAGCTCCCAAGGAACACAGCAGGGCGGGGCGGAGCGGGGCGGGGCGAGGGAGGAGACGGGGAAGGGGGGGGCATGGAGGTCTTGCGGAGGGCCCACGAGGCCGCGCTCCGGCTGCTGCTGTGCGGGCCCTGGGCCTCGGGCGCCGCCTCCCGCCCGAAACCCCGCGCCTCCGAGGTGTTGACGCGGCACCTGCTGCAGCGGCGCCTGCCCTACTGGACGTCGTTCTGCGTGCCCTACAGCGCCGTCCGCAACGACCAGTTCGGCCTGTCGCACTTCAACTGGCCGGTGCAGGGAGCCAACTACCACGTCCTGCGCACCGGCTGCTTCCCCTTCATCAAATACCACTGCTCCAAGGCCCCCTGGCAGGACCTGGCCCCGCAGGACCGCTTCTTCACGGCGCTCAAGGTCGTCAACCTCGGTGAGTGGCGGCGGACGGCCCAGGCCGACCCGGCAAGCCAACACGGCCGGCCCACGGCGGCCCGCGATGTCCAGAAAGCACGACGCCGCTGACAACGTTCGCGCACGGCCGGCTCCGGCGAGCTGGGGCCCGCTGGTTTGCAAGCTGCCTGCGCGCGGTTAACCCGCCACCCTGCTCCGGCCCCACCTCCTtggcaccctcccccccccagcagGTGGTTACACCCCTTTAAGTTGTGGGCCTCACACTGCTGGGACGCCCGCATCACCCCTGGGAGGGGACAGACATCCATCCTGATTGCCCTGCCACTGTCAACCCCGGGAAGACCCTGCACTGCGCGGAGAGCGTGTAAGGAAATGTCCTCCCTGGACAGCGGCGCTTAAGAAGTCTATCCCTTTGCATAGCCCGATTCATTCCCATAGAACATCACCCAGTGCCTTAATAGGATCAAAACCggggctacatttttttttttttttttttagtttctgtgTCTTTATTTGAAATCCCAGCCAATTAGTTGTAATAAAAGCACCACGGGTTCTCTCTAGACGTAATTGTTTCTCGGGTGCTGGACTTAAGGTACTTAAAAGACACTGCCTCTGGAATATTTATGTGTTCCTCAAGATAATTCTGAGAGCATTTACTCCCAaccagatatttattttattttggtttaatgaCAGAAGAAACAATATCACGGATCATGGATGTGACACGCTTTTATAGGtcaaggaaatatatatatattgtgcctCAAAATATTTGGATCTATTAATAGCTGTTAGAAAATTCATCTAGATTTCACAGGCAATCTGATCCCTTGTCAtccagctagtttttttttttaaatccaaaattATCACTAAACCCTATGCATCTGTACTAGTATTACATAATCTGTATTCCATTCACTTTAAATATGACATTGTTGTCCTGGTTATAATAACTTATTCATGGGACTTTTGAGCCATTACTCTACTGGGAGTACCCTGACTGCAATCCAAAAAGGAAGAGATTActtggcaatatatatatagttctttaaaaatacatttattattatcTAATAGACTTTACAGAGTATGTCCACTAATTTCGAGCTTGGCATAAAGTTGagatgaatttaaaataattcagtTCTGTGATATCTGGAAAAGCCAGAGTGATgggtatttttagcatttttcagAATCAGAAGGAATCATTTGTTTTCCAAAGACAGAGTAAGAGGTTAGGAAATTGAGAATGACCAAGCTGTAAGTAAACCACATGGACTaggtgcctttttaaaaaaaattaagtcacaaTTTTAAAGCTATATTTTGCATAAGCTTGCCGTCCTGATCAAGGGCTTCTCTTGAAGATTATTATGACATCCAGAAGAAACTGTTCCCGCATAGAAAAGTTAAACCTTTGAGAAAAGAAACAGTAGTtgtagtttttcttcttcttcttctttttttaatgtggaagagGGTAGTCTTTTTGAAATTCTAAAAATACTGCTTCAATGCAAATTAGAGtcttaagcaaaacaaaaagggaaactTTTGTTCATACATGCTGGAATAGAAATTGACTTACACTTATAAAGgaattttttctgaatttttgtttttaccaATTTggtaacaattattattatttttttaaagctttgtcCCAAGGAAGGGCCTGAGGATGAAATTACGTTGTCCTTTCCCAGACTGTGATGGACAGTTTGCCTCTCTGGATCATCAACACATAGTGTATTAGTAAGAACACAAAGCGTGgattcctcttccctccttcccaatCAGTAGTTATCAGAGtcattcatttttccattttgtaaATAATCAGGATTTCCGGCCCCCCATTTGCCGCCTTTCTCCTCCGCCTGGTCTTCAGCGGGGCTGACTGACATTTTGCTGATGGTTTATCAGGCTGAGTGTCCTGCTGGGAAATAGATTGAGATTCAAGAAAAGCAACTTACCATTGGAATGAATGGGTAATCGGAGACCGACTGCCaagttctaatttttttaaagtgcttaatTTGACAGTGGTTTACCTACTGTTCAGCTGACTCGACATGAATTATTATGCAAAGAACcaattttcaagtttattttgaTGTTTCATGTTTCAGATAGTCCAggagaaaattaatttttcataaaATCTAAAAGATTTCAAAGCAGATGTGCTACATGCCAGGATTTCCATGTATAAATTGTCAAGGATGCAAATCTTCCCATCTAGTGCATTAGTCTCCCTGTATTCCACAAATAGATGGGATGGTAGGGGGAAATACAGAATTTCTAACTCACTTATCACAGTTCCATCCCCTGGCAAAAAGCATTACTCATAGTGGCTTCTAGCTGTTTCTTAAGAGATAATGTAGTTATTATTAAACTAATAATCGTTAATCAGTCCTCCATTTTAGTTGAAAAACCAGGCTGTGTATTTGCATGAATTTTTTTTACCAaaagtatacatttttaaagtatcaaTATTTAAACTGTGATAAATACTATAATATCAAAATCTCAGTGTCACTACCATTCCTTAAAAGTTATATTCTTAGCATTGATTTAAAAGGCATATTTTAATAGCTTACCCTCAGTACATTTAGAAGAAAACAAATCATTGTTTCTAGagcctgtttttcttcctttccccactAGTATTCAGATTTTGGAGTTGTATTACTCTATTTTGAATTTACTTTGTATTTCTACTGCTCCCTGTACCCCATCCTTACATAGGCTCACCTCGTTGATGCTCTGTTTTATCCACCCTCCCCCCAATACCACTTACCCTTTTCTCTTTTTGGGGAATAAATGATTCATAAATAGGTTTATTATCACAGTTGCCAAGAATTTTGTGTAATGTTCAAGACATTTGTGATTCTTTGGGGCATTATCAAGACAGGGAAGGTAGTATATATTGTAAAAGGTTTCACAGGCATTCTGAGGGAATTCTGTGATAATAACCAGCTGTAACCCATTGTATCTCTAAAAGTAGGAAGGCGCCCCAGCCTGGGTGGGTGGTGTCCCATCGTCTCACTGCCAGCCCGCAATGCCTTTCCTGATGCTTCACTGGCACAGAGGCTGGGATGTAGCTTCTCGGGGAGCAGACAAACAGGGAGCAACCCAGCAATGCACTCACGATGACCAGAACCCCACCAGCCTCTTCTTGcagaaaaaataagagaaaaattcaGCACTGTGACCAGTCTTGAACATGTGTTGATTTCCCCCTATTAACTGGCAAGAAGGTGACTTTCCAAATGTGCAGCGACGCCTTGGGATTCTCTTTCTGCCCACTGCCCCCCTCCCCGGGATCGACACAGTGAAGACTTGCACAAAGCGTGCAATGCTTGCCATCGATTCACTCACCTGTAGTGTTGCATACATGTCCTAATATGTTCatggttatttattttaaataaatgcctttaaGAAGATAGGAATTGTGAACCCTTGCTTGGCATCCAACACAGTATCATATACATATGAAGGC
Encoded here:
- the C10H15orf61 gene encoding uncharacterized protein C15orf61 homolog, translating into MEVLRRAHEAALRLLLCGPWASGAASRPKPRASEVLTRHLLQRRLPYWTSFCVPYSAVRNDQFGLSHFNWPVQGANYHVLRTGCFPFIKYHCSKAPWQDLAPQDRFFTALKVVNLGIPTLLYGFGSWLFARVTETVHTSYGPITIYFLNKEDEGAMY